The Frankiales bacterium genome has a window encoding:
- a CDS encoding FAA hydrolase family protein has product MTEYRRILLEGAAVQVVRHGDTLVAADGREVGVEDAVHLPPSEPTKIVAVHLNYDSRTREFMTRLPAAPTYFHKPTTALNSHKGAVVRPEGCKWLNYEGEIVIVIGRTCRNVSPAEAADYIAGYTVGNDYGLHDFRDTDAGSMLRVKGSDTLAPVGPGLVTDWDFRGKGIRTLVNGEVKQEGSTDEMEWDMHYLVADIARTITLLPGDMLFSGTPANSRPVQPGDVVEVEVEGLGRLTNHIVTGPTPIRTDVGAQPTESEEVVSTALGGDWEFRGIRTPSKDLYPSTVEEKA; this is encoded by the coding sequence GTGACCGAGTACCGCCGGATCCTGCTCGAGGGCGCCGCCGTGCAGGTGGTGCGCCACGGCGACACCCTCGTCGCCGCCGACGGCCGCGAGGTGGGCGTCGAGGACGCCGTGCACCTGCCGCCGAGCGAGCCGACCAAGATCGTCGCGGTGCACCTGAACTACGACAGCCGCACGCGCGAGTTCATGACCCGCCTGCCCGCGGCGCCGACGTACTTCCACAAGCCGACGACCGCGCTGAACTCGCACAAGGGCGCGGTGGTGCGGCCCGAGGGCTGCAAGTGGCTCAACTACGAGGGCGAGATCGTCATCGTGATCGGCCGCACCTGCCGCAACGTCTCGCCGGCCGAGGCGGCCGACTACATCGCCGGCTACACCGTGGGCAACGACTACGGCCTGCACGACTTCCGCGACACCGACGCCGGATCGATGCTGCGGGTGAAGGGCTCGGACACCCTCGCCCCGGTCGGCCCCGGCCTGGTGACCGACTGGGACTTCCGCGGCAAGGGCATCCGCACGCTGGTCAACGGGGAGGTGAAGCAGGAGGGCAGCACCGACGAGATGGAGTGGGACATGCACTACCTCGTCGCCGACATCGCCCGCACGATCACCCTGCTCCCCGGCGACATGCTGTTCTCCGGCACGCCGGCCAACTCGCGGCCCGTGCAGCCCGGCGACGTCGTCGAGGTGGAGGTGGAGGGCCTCGGCCGGCTGACCAACCACATCGTCACCGGCCCCACGCCGATCCGCACCGACGTCGGCGCGCAGCCCACGGAGAGCGAGGAGGTCGTCTCCACCGCCCTGGGCGGCGACTGGGAGTTCCGCGGCATCCGCACCCCGAGCAAGGACCTCTACCCCTCCACCGTGGAGGAGAAGGCCTGA
- a CDS encoding amino acid permease: protein MTQLQPAPQETPETALHRGRLGILGIVFFVVAAAAPLVGMTGAVPVAIVLGNGAAAPGAYVVVGIILLLFSVGYAAMATKVTNVGAFFAFVGRGLGIIPGVGSAFVSLVAYLAVQLAVFGFFGGVVSGQMNSTFSVDWPWYVWTLIAWVLVTGLSALSVDVGAKVLGVLMSLELLSLVVTAFAVLFSGSKPEGIDLGASFLPSNIFSGGLASTAGIALAFAFASYIGFEATAIYGEESRDPHRTVPRATYLAVITITVIFGFTAFAIVTGLGASTVIDKTVELSTVDGAPLADPANVLFTVAETYVGSWMRDVMSWLVVSSLFAGLLAFQNSAARYFYAMGRAGVLPKALDRVNRRGAPWTATITTSVISLIVILIFAFDNLDPIVNLFYWTSGLAVLAIVFVEILVSVAVIAFFSRHRGEASIWASIMAPLLSIFGLGIGLWLLASRFGLLAGTVQDGVDPTTEPWGLNTTGWVLVLLPFVMFVVGTIVGKLRLSGENEDAVADLVT from the coding sequence ACCGAGGACGGCTCGGCATCCTCGGCATCGTCTTCTTCGTCGTCGCCGCGGCGGCACCGCTCGTCGGCATGACCGGCGCGGTGCCCGTGGCGATCGTCCTGGGCAACGGCGCCGCCGCGCCGGGTGCCTACGTCGTCGTCGGCATCATCCTGCTGCTGTTCTCGGTGGGCTACGCCGCGATGGCCACCAAGGTCACCAACGTGGGCGCGTTCTTCGCCTTCGTCGGCCGCGGCCTCGGGATCATCCCCGGTGTCGGGTCGGCGTTCGTGTCGCTCGTCGCCTACCTCGCCGTCCAGCTCGCCGTGTTCGGCTTCTTCGGCGGCGTGGTGTCCGGCCAGATGAACTCCACGTTCAGCGTCGACTGGCCCTGGTACGTGTGGACCCTCATCGCCTGGGTGCTCGTCACCGGCCTGTCCGCCCTCTCGGTGGACGTCGGCGCGAAGGTGCTCGGCGTGCTCATGAGCCTCGAGCTGCTCTCCCTCGTGGTCACGGCGTTCGCCGTGCTGTTCTCCGGCAGCAAGCCCGAGGGCATCGACCTCGGCGCGTCGTTCCTGCCCTCGAACATCTTCTCCGGCGGCCTGGCCAGCACCGCGGGCATCGCGCTCGCTTTCGCGTTCGCGTCCTACATCGGCTTCGAGGCCACCGCGATCTACGGCGAGGAGTCGCGCGACCCGCACCGCACGGTGCCGCGGGCGACCTACCTCGCCGTCATCACGATCACGGTGATCTTCGGCTTCACCGCGTTCGCCATCGTCACCGGCCTCGGCGCCTCGACCGTGATCGACAAGACCGTCGAGCTCTCCACGGTGGACGGCGCTCCCCTGGCCGACCCGGCCAACGTGCTGTTCACGGTCGCCGAGACCTACGTCGGCTCGTGGATGCGCGACGTCATGAGCTGGCTCGTGGTGAGCTCGCTGTTCGCCGGCCTGCTGGCGTTCCAGAACTCCGCCGCCCGGTACTTCTACGCGATGGGCCGCGCGGGCGTGCTGCCGAAGGCGCTCGACCGGGTCAACCGCCGCGGGGCCCCGTGGACCGCGACGATCACGACGTCGGTCATCTCGCTGATCGTCATCCTGATCTTCGCCTTCGACAACCTCGACCCGATCGTCAACCTCTTCTACTGGACCTCCGGCCTCGCGGTGCTCGCCATCGTGTTCGTCGAGATCCTGGTGTCGGTCGCCGTGATCGCGTTCTTCTCCCGGCACCGGGGCGAGGCGTCGATCTGGGCCTCGATCATGGCTCCGCTGCTGTCGATCTTCGGTCTCGGCATCGGCCTGTGGCTGCTGGCCTCGCGGTTCGGCCTGCTGGCCGGCACCGTGCAGGACGGCGTCGACCCCACCACCGAGCCGTGGGGCCTCAACACCACGGGCTGGGTGCTGGTGCTCCTGCCGTTCGTGATGTTCGTGGTGGGCACCATCGTCGGCAAGCTGCGGCTGTCCGGCGAGAACGAGGACGCTGTCGCCGACCTGGTGACCTGA
- a CDS encoding catechol 1,2-dioxygenase: protein MGEVVGAGLLSHVPTIMLPEATRLELNEGKEISLVPALRRIRAEKFEQLDYDTVIVLDSHWFTTVEFVVTSQDMRAGLFTAEELPRGMCRIPYEWRGDRELAEAIAAEGEPNGTWITPIDDPYLPLYYPSINLWSYLGKGLDKQWISISVCQTGETDDFLRVGRAIRDAVAKVDRKVIIIATGSLSHTFYKLKELRKHESSDPSHIISAKAREMDHERLGWFFEGRHDRVLDTMPEFLTVRPEGMFAHYLMMAAALGERDFAAPGVQYGDYENSIGTSQVHVWFDRPETGWTTPRSAA, encoded by the coding sequence ATGGGTGAGGTCGTCGGTGCGGGTCTGCTCTCGCACGTCCCCACGATCATGCTGCCCGAGGCCACCCGGCTCGAGCTCAACGAGGGCAAGGAGATCTCGCTCGTGCCCGCGCTGCGGCGGATCCGGGCGGAGAAGTTCGAGCAGCTCGACTACGACACGGTGATCGTGCTCGACTCGCACTGGTTCACGACGGTGGAGTTCGTCGTCACCTCGCAGGACATGCGCGCCGGGCTGTTCACCGCGGAGGAGCTGCCCCGCGGCATGTGCCGCATCCCCTACGAGTGGCGCGGCGACCGCGAGCTCGCGGAGGCCATCGCGGCGGAGGGCGAGCCGAACGGCACCTGGATCACGCCCATCGACGACCCCTACCTGCCGCTCTACTACCCCTCGATCAACCTGTGGTCGTACCTGGGCAAGGGCCTCGACAAGCAGTGGATCTCGATCTCGGTCTGCCAGACCGGCGAGACCGACGACTTCCTGCGCGTGGGCCGCGCCATCCGCGACGCCGTCGCCAAGGTCGACCGCAAGGTGATCATCATCGCGACCGGCTCGCTCTCGCACACGTTCTACAAGCTCAAGGAGCTGCGCAAGCACGAGTCCAGCGACCCCTCGCACATCATCAGCGCGAAGGCGCGCGAGATGGACCACGAGCGGCTCGGCTGGTTCTTCGAGGGCCGCCACGACCGCGTGCTCGACACGATGCCCGAGTTCCTCACCGTGCGGCCCGAGGGCATGTTCGCCCACTACCTCATGATGGCCGCGGCCCTCGGCGAGCGTGACTTCGCGGCGCCCGGCGTCCAGTACGGCGACTACGAGAACTCGATCGGCACCAGCCAGGTGCACGTGTGGTTCGACCGGCCCGAGACCGGCTGGACCACCCCGCGCTCGGCCGCCTGA
- a CDS encoding aldehyde dehydrogenase family protein, whose protein sequence is MTTAVVAGVEVDTRHWIGGQRVESATTFEDVSPLDGTVIAHVSRGGQAEVDAAVAAAKEAFVGWSRTSPAERAAILNRVADGVEARIEDLAQVETRDNGSLLRSHRRGVMPRVAMNIRFFADHLLTLGHPDFDTRGHRNHVSWDPAGVTAIVTPWNAPLMLATWRIGPALAAGNTVVAKPPEWAPLTASLFADIAHEAGLPDGVFNVVQGMGVEAGAPLVAHPDVRRICFTGSVPTSIRIGEAAARNVTPVSFELGGKSPLLVLDDADLDLAVDLAVEQFDNSGQVCLAAVRMLVQDGVYDEFRARFLERAASIRQGDSRDETVDIGPLVGSTHFERVDGFVKRAVAEGAQVILGGEPNHELNNATGGFYYKPTVFEGVDRSMEITCQEVFGPVLTLQRFSTEEEGVAMANDTEYGLAATLVTGDHERAERVAAQLRAGTVWVNCFFVRDLSAPFGGSGRSGIGREGGDWSFDFYCDVKNSVFAPKGWS, encoded by the coding sequence GTGACCACCGCAGTCGTCGCGGGCGTCGAGGTCGACACCCGCCACTGGATCGGCGGGCAGCGCGTCGAGAGCGCCACCACGTTCGAGGACGTCTCGCCGCTCGACGGCACCGTGATCGCGCACGTCAGCCGCGGCGGCCAGGCCGAGGTCGACGCCGCGGTGGCCGCGGCCAAGGAGGCCTTCGTCGGCTGGTCGCGCACCAGCCCGGCCGAGCGCGCCGCGATCCTCAACCGCGTGGCCGACGGCGTCGAGGCCCGCATCGAGGACCTCGCCCAGGTGGAGACCCGCGACAACGGCTCGCTGCTGCGCTCGCACCGCCGCGGCGTCATGCCGCGCGTGGCCATGAACATCCGCTTCTTCGCCGACCACCTGCTCACCCTCGGGCACCCCGACTTCGACACCCGCGGCCACCGCAACCACGTCTCGTGGGACCCGGCCGGCGTCACCGCGATCGTCACGCCGTGGAACGCCCCGCTCATGCTCGCCACCTGGCGGATCGGCCCCGCGCTCGCCGCCGGCAACACCGTGGTGGCCAAGCCCCCGGAGTGGGCCCCGCTCACGGCGTCGCTGTTCGCCGACATCGCCCACGAGGCGGGGCTGCCCGACGGCGTCTTCAACGTCGTGCAGGGCATGGGGGTCGAGGCCGGGGCTCCGCTGGTCGCCCACCCCGACGTGCGGCGCATCTGCTTCACCGGCTCGGTGCCCACCTCGATCCGCATCGGCGAGGCGGCGGCCCGCAACGTGACGCCGGTGAGCTTCGAGCTCGGCGGCAAGTCGCCCCTGCTCGTGCTCGACGACGCCGACCTCGACCTCGCGGTCGACCTCGCCGTCGAGCAGTTCGACAACTCCGGCCAGGTCTGCCTCGCGGCCGTGCGCATGCTCGTGCAGGACGGCGTCTACGACGAGTTCCGCGCCCGGTTCCTCGAGCGGGCGGCGTCGATCAGGCAGGGCGACTCGCGCGACGAGACGGTCGACATCGGTCCGCTGGTGGGCAGCACGCACTTCGAGCGCGTGGACGGCTTCGTCAAGCGCGCCGTCGCGGAGGGCGCCCAGGTGATCCTGGGCGGCGAGCCCAACCACGAGCTCAACAACGCGACCGGCGGCTTCTACTACAAGCCCACGGTGTTCGAGGGCGTCGACCGCAGCATGGAGATCACCTGCCAGGAGGTCTTCGGCCCGGTGCTCACCCTCCAGCGCTTCTCCACCGAGGAGGAGGGCGTCGCGATGGCCAACGACACCGAGTACGGCCTCGCCGCCACGCTCGTCACGGGCGACCACGAGCGGGCCGAGCGGGTCGCGGCGCAGCTGCGCGCCGGCACGGTGTGGGTCAACTGCTTCTTCGTCCGCGACCTGTCGGCGCCGTTCGGCGGCAGCGGTCGCTCCGGCATCGGTCGCGAGGGCGGCGACTGGTCGTTCGACTTCTACTGCGACGTGAAGAACTCGGTGTTCGCCCCCAAGGGATGGAGCTGA
- a CDS encoding TIGR03619 family F420-dependent LLM class oxidoreductase → MTELRWLMVLTENEAILDPRDLGGLVEVARVAEANGVDGVMLSEHVLLGPDSGAAGTMANPRDYAAPGNQSPAYPWPNSVVLLSAIAQATSSLRLVAGAIIAPLRHPLLLAKELGTLDLLSQGRLVVLPTVSWSRDEYAALGVPFAERGKILDEQLEVLAKAWGPYPISHDGPRFPFRDVWLEPGAWTASGPPLWFGGQGMPPHVVRRIARYGSGLNPFGALTDDDMAALAAGMREAGRDLSDLDLVGGIRGRFTGPDDVADVDEALRDLPRQVEQGFTTICFKPAMFCRSVDDVPALCRHLVDEGRRLVGG, encoded by the coding sequence ATGACCGAGCTGCGCTGGCTCATGGTGCTGACGGAGAACGAGGCGATCCTCGACCCCCGCGACCTCGGCGGCCTGGTCGAGGTCGCGCGCGTGGCCGAGGCGAACGGCGTCGACGGCGTGATGCTCTCCGAGCACGTGCTGCTGGGGCCGGACTCCGGGGCGGCGGGCACGATGGCCAACCCGCGCGACTACGCGGCCCCCGGCAACCAGTCGCCGGCGTACCCGTGGCCCAACAGCGTGGTGCTGCTCTCGGCCATCGCGCAGGCGACGTCGTCGCTGCGGCTGGTGGCCGGCGCCATCATCGCGCCGCTGCGCCACCCCTTGCTGCTGGCCAAGGAGCTCGGCACGCTCGACCTGCTCAGCCAGGGCCGCCTCGTGGTGCTGCCCACGGTGAGCTGGAGCCGCGACGAGTACGCCGCCCTCGGCGTCCCGTTCGCCGAGCGCGGCAAGATCCTCGACGAGCAGCTCGAGGTGCTCGCGAAGGCCTGGGGCCCCTACCCGATCAGCCACGACGGGCCGCGGTTCCCCTTCCGCGACGTGTGGCTCGAGCCGGGCGCGTGGACGGCGTCGGGCCCTCCGCTGTGGTTCGGCGGGCAGGGCATGCCCCCGCACGTCGTGCGCCGCATCGCCCGCTACGGCAGCGGGCTCAACCCCTTCGGCGCGCTCACCGACGACGACATGGCGGCGCTCGCCGCGGGGATGCGCGAGGCCGGGCGCGACCTGTCCGACCTCGATCTCGTCGGGGGGATCCGGGGCCGTTTCACCGGCCCCGACGACGTCGCCGACGTCGACGAGGCGCTGCGCGACCTCCCACGCCAGGTCGAGCAGGGGTTCACCACGATCTGCTTCAAGCCGGCGATGTTCTGCCGCAGCGTCGACGACGTGCCGGCCCTGTGCCGCCACCTCGTCGACGAGGGCCGGCGGCTCGTCGGCGGCTGA